In a genomic window of Gemmatimonas sp.:
- a CDS encoding YceI family protein: protein MQWVIDPAHSQIQFSVKHLGISTVRGTFDQFSGTITEENGQASSVTVDIDLASLDTGNEQRDGHLRSPDFFDIENYPKATFSLTTFERAGDAVTATGELTIRGITKPVTLTGDIGGPAKDPWGNQKVSATLETKIPRKEWGLVWNVALEAGGVLVSEDVKLSIDIQAQPA from the coding sequence ATGCAGTGGGTCATCGATCCTGCACATAGCCAGATCCAGTTCTCCGTGAAGCACCTGGGCATTTCGACCGTGCGCGGCACCTTCGATCAGTTCAGCGGCACCATCACCGAAGAGAACGGGCAGGCCTCGTCGGTCACCGTCGACATCGACCTCGCCTCGCTGGATACCGGCAACGAGCAGCGCGACGGCCACCTGCGCAGCCCTGACTTCTTCGACATCGAGAACTATCCCAAGGCCACCTTCTCGCTCACGACGTTCGAGCGCGCCGGCGACGCAGTCACGGCCACCGGGGAGCTCACCATCCGCGGTATCACGAAGCCCGTCACTCTCACCGGCGACATCGGCGGCCCGGCCAAGGATCCGTGGGGCAACCAGAAGGTGTCGGCCACGCTCGAGACCAAGATCCCGCGCAAGGAGTGGGGATTGGTGTGGAACGTCGCGCTCGAGGCGGGCGGCGTGCTGGTCTCGGAAGACGTGAAGCTCTCGATCGATATCCAGGCGCAGCCTGCGTGA
- a CDS encoding MarR family transcriptional regulator, whose amino-acid sequence MATTARPARGSRSLSQHPEAHEPALDERTAAALRLWVIMARAHTAVAAHAAADVSRQGLTLAEFGILEALYHRGPMLLGEVQKRILVSSGGITFLVDRLVAKDLVERRSCESDRRARYAALTPKGVALVAEIFPAHAAVLARAMEGISIEEQQQVADLLRDMGRHAAMLPVPYDD is encoded by the coding sequence ATGGCCACCACCGCCCGTCCCGCCCGCGGCTCGCGCTCGCTCAGCCAGCACCCGGAAGCGCACGAGCCGGCGCTCGATGAGCGCACCGCCGCCGCGCTGCGGTTGTGGGTGATCATGGCCCGCGCCCATACCGCGGTGGCGGCCCATGCTGCCGCTGACGTGTCGCGACAGGGGCTGACGCTGGCGGAGTTCGGCATTCTCGAGGCGCTCTATCACCGCGGGCCGATGCTGCTGGGCGAGGTCCAGAAGCGCATTCTCGTGTCGAGCGGCGGCATCACCTTCCTGGTGGACCGGCTGGTAGCCAAGGACCTCGTGGAGCGGCGCAGCTGCGAGTCCGATCGCCGGGCGCGCTATGCGGCGCTCACCCCCAAGGGGGTGGCGCTGGTGGCGGAAATCTTCCCGGCGCACGCCGCCGTGTTGGCGCGCGCCATGGAGGGGATCAGCATCGAGGAGCAGCAGCAGGTGGCCGACCTGTTGCGCGACATGGGGCGGCACGCGGCCATGCTGCCGGTGCCATACGACGACTGA